In a single window of the Gossypium hirsutum isolate 1008001.06 chromosome D02, Gossypium_hirsutum_v2.1, whole genome shotgun sequence genome:
- the LOC107909974 gene encoding uncharacterized protein — MVEVAGGEGTRRRLPPWMQGKASTPSGDRDKSDKVQEVGDEFISGNFKPRKQSRKASEPIEKGETKRRKRKICQQDVPCDSENASPVKMSIGLREKQIQEPSHRQRNKTNVRLRSGKDSKTPSPIEDDEEELSPEDLLSIAKEYVKADKDIGLQELSTGDCEFGKQLSTIASPKAKSESSLIAIDGNRKSPVDETTYDLTESPKGDKHLINTSRTGDPAHDMLDLFLGPLLKKPVDEKRTEFVRRDLTFSKELGKGSQNDVKEETVPLTKKKCTLRDKVAMLLD, encoded by the exons atGGTTGAAGTTGCTGGTGGTGAGGGAACTCGACGGCGATTGCCGCCATGGATGCAAGGTAAAGCAAGTACACCTAGCGGCGACCGGGATAAGAGTGATAAAGTCCAAGAGGTTGGAGATGAATTTATCTCTGGAAATTTTAAGCCCAGAAAACAGTCTAGAAAAGCTTCCGAGCCTATTGAAAAAGGTGAAACCAAGAGGAGGAAAAGGAAAATTTGTCAACAAGACGTACCATGTGATAGTGAAAATGCTTCCCCGGTGAAAATGAGTATTGGTCTTCGGGAAAAACAAATTCAGGAACCTTCTCATCGgcaaagaaacaaaacaaatgtTAGATTGAGAAGCGGAAAAGATAGTAAAACCCCATCTCCGATTGAGGATGATGAGGAAGAACTGAGTCCAGAAGATTTGTTAAGCATCGCTAAAGAG TATGTCAAAGCTGATAAAGACATAGGGCTGCAAGAACTATCAACTGGGGATTGTGAATTTGGAAAGCAATTATCAACTATAGCCTCTCCCAAAGCCAAGTCAGAAAGTTCTCTTATTGCCATTGATGGTAACCGAAAATCGCCTGTTGATGAAACAACTTATGATTTAACTGAAAGTCCGAAAGGTGACAAACATTTGATCAATACCAGCAGAACAGGAGATCCTGCTCACGACATGCTGGATCTGTTTTTAGGTCCTTTATTAAAGAAACCTGTGGATGAAAAGAGGACTGAATTCGTAAGGAGGGATCTGACATTTTCCAAGGAATTAGGAAAGGGAAGTCAGAATGATGTTAAAGAAGAAACAGTCCCTTTGACAAAGAAGAAGTGCACACTCAGGGATAAGGTAGCAATGCTACTCGATTAA